The Rheinheimera mangrovi genome contains the following window.
ATAAACGTTATCAGGATTTAGCAGGGTACGGCGAAGCCTTGTACCAGTCGCTGGCGCAATCTGTGCCCAATGCCACCTGGGTGATGCAGGGCTGGATGTTTGGTTCGGATCAGCATTTTTGGGATCTGAAGTCTATCGAAGCCTTTTTAAGCAAGGTGCCTGACAACAAGCTGATGATCCACGATATAGGCAACGACAGATTTGATGTCTGGCAAAAAGCTAAAGGTTTTTACAACAAAGACTGGGTCTTTGGCTTTATCCATAATTATGGCGGCAGTAACCCTGTGTATGCCGACTTTGATTACTACAAAGAAAAAGTGGATACCGCGTTGCATCATGCCGACAAAGGCAATCTGACCGGTTACGGTGTGTTCCCAGAAGGTATTCACAGCACTTCTGTGGCGTATGAATATATGTTTGATGTGGCCTGGCAAGGTCAGGCGACAGCGACCAGTGATTGGTTAGAGCATTACCTCAAAGCCCGTTATGGCGCTGTCAGTCCTGCTTTATTGTCGGCCTGGAATAAGCTCTACAAAGCAGTATTTAGCACTAAGTACTGGGAACCTCGCTGGTGGGAAGGTTCTGCCGGAGCTTATCTGCTCTTTAAACGGCCTTCGCTGGATTATCTGCGCTACACAGGAGCTCCCGGTAATCTGGTGTTGCTGGATCAGGCATTACGTGAATTAGTGGCTTTACCTGAAAGCGAGCGCAGTGAATTACTCAAGTACGACCTTATTGACCTAAGTCGCCATGCCGTGACTCAGCATATAGATATGCTGTTGCAACACAGCATGCTGGCTTATCAGCAGGGCGACATCAAGCAGGGTGATGACTGGCGCCAGCAGGCCAAAGCCTTGATCCTGGGGGTTGACGCGCTGATCGGTGGTCAACAGGAAAGCTTACATAGCTGGGTGAAAGAGGCCCGTGACTATGCGGATACTCCAGAGCTTGCTGCACTATACGAGCGCAACGCCAAACGTCAGGTGACCAGTTGGGGTGGCTTGAAGCTGAAAGACTACGCGTCCAAAGCCTGGCAGGGCATGTATGCCGATTTTTATCTGCCACGTTGGGAACTAATGTTTGATGCGCAGCGCAAAGCAGCCCAAGAGGGCAAAGCTTTGGACAAAGCCGCTGTAGAGCAACAACTGGTCGATTGGGAAGCTGCCTGGCTGGATAAGCCGATAAAAGCACCTACTGAGCAACCTGCCGACGCTTTTGCAGCAGTAGCCGCTTTGCAGGCGTTGGTGACAGCCAGTAAAGCTCCACCTTCAAATCTATAACTTTTTAACTTGCGCTGTGCGCTCTTGCTAAGGGAGCCGCACAGCAGGAATTTTTTATGCAAGCACAACGTTTATTGGCGTTAGATTTATTCCGGGGCCTGACCATAATTCTGATGATTATGGTCAACAGCCCCAACACCTATGGCGAATTTTCCCATGCTTATTGGGATGGCGTGACTTTCGCCGATTTTATTTTCCCATTTTTCCTGATCATTGTTGGTGTGGCTATCGCCATAGGCATGCGACCAGTTGAGCGCAGCGCTGAAGAATTATCAGCACTTCGCCTTAAAGTACTGCGCCGCACATTGATCATGTTTGGCTTAGGTATAGTGGTCAATCTGATGTATCTGAAGTTTGCCGATATCCGCATTCTGGGGGTGCTGCAACGTATCGCTGTGGTTTATCTGGTGTGCTCCTTGTTGGCCATGCGTTGCAGTACTAAAAGACTGGTGCAGATCATGGGCTTTATTCTGGTCAGCTACTGGTTGTTGATCTTACTGGTACCAGCCCCTGGTTTAGCCGCAGGTAAACTGGAGCGGGGGGCCAACCTGATTAACTGGTTCGACAGCGCCTTTTTACCTGGCATGTTATGGCGTGGCACCTGGGATCCTGAAGGTATTCTGAGTACCTATCCTGCTATTGCCAGTGGTTTATTTGGTGTGCTGATGGGGCGGCTGGTGCTGGCGTATAAACAACAATTGCCGCAACTGGTGATGTCGTTGTTTGTGTTGGGCTTTTGCAGCTTTTTACTCGGCTGTCTGTGGAGTTTGTTTTTCCCATTTATTAAGCAAATCTGGAGCAGCTCTTTTGTGCTGGTCTCCAGTGGGATGGCGAGTATGGTGTTGGCCTTGTTGATTTGGTTCTCTGATGTCAAAGGTTACCAACAGTTGACCCGCATTCCGCTGATCTTTGGCGCCAATGCCATAGTGGCTTATGTGCTGCATGTGGCGATGGAAAAACTGCTGGAAGTGCCGGTGGCTGGTCAGTCAGTGCATGGGGCTTATCAACACTGGGTTGCGGCTTTAGGCTGGAACCAGTTTTTCAGTGTTGGTGTCTGGATCGCGGCTTTTCTGGTGCTTTGTTATCTACCGGTCTGGTGGCTGTATCAGCGCAAAATTTTCGTAAAAATTTAACAGATCCAGGTTCTGCACACCAGCTCGCTTTACCAGCTGGTATGCCCTTGGTTTGCCCAAAAACTGACCTGAAAGGGGATACGGGTGATACAACAGATGCAAAAAACAGTGACGCAACACGAACCACTTTTTATTGGTGTGGATGGCGGCGGCACTAAATGTAAAGCCAGACTGGAAAGCAGAAGCGGTGCCTTATTGGCCGAAGCCGTGACAGGGCCTGCTAATCCGGCGACGGATTTTGCTGTGGCGGTGGATTCTATACTGCTGGCTTGTCAGCAGGTGGTACAACAGGCCGGTTATACCAACGCAGCTTTGGCTTATTGTCATGTGGTGATGGGGTTAGCTGGAGTGAATGTGCCTCGTGTGCAAAGCCAGATGCAACATTGGTCTCACCCTTTTGCCAGTTTGACTGTGACCACAGATTTACATATTGCCTGCCTGGGGGCTCACGCCGGGCGGGATGGCGCTATTTTAATCACAGGCACAGGCACAGCGGCTTTTTCGACGGTAAGCAATCAGCAGTTTTTATTTAGTGCCCAGGGTTTTCCACTTGGTGACAGAAGCAGTGGGGCCTGGTTTGGCTGGCAGGCGGTGTGCGCCACTCTGGATAGCCTGGATGGCTTAACAGATGAAACAGAGCTGACTAAAACCATTTGCCGGACTTTAGGTGTGCGTAGCAATACTGATCTAATCAGCTGCTGCATAGGCTACAAAGCAACGGACTATGCCCAGTTAGCGCCGCTGGTCTTAAGGTATCAGCAACTGGCTGATCCGCATGCGCTGGATATTACCAGGCGAGGTCTGGATTATATTCAGGCGTTATTAAAACGATTGCTTAATACCGCAGCTCCCCGAGTCGCCATGATTGGCGGTCTGGCTCCATTTTTAGCCGACTTATTACCTACAGACTTACAACAACAGCTCAGCCCTGTGCTGGGCCCACCTGAGGTCGGCGCAGTGGCGCTGGCCCGACAGCTTTTTGCGGAGAAAGCAGCATGACATTGATGCGGGAAGAAGCCAGTTCAAGCTGGCAAAAAATTCAACAACAGAATCAGAGTAACAATGCCTTATATCAGCAACTGGCTGAGAAGATCCGAGACTTCGAACCTGCTTTTGTTTATATGGTCGGCCGTGGCACTTCAGACCACGCCGGTGTGTTTGCCCGTTACCTGATTGAAGTGGAATTAGGTGTGGTTGTGGCTGCTGCTGCGCCTTCAGTGGCCAGTTTATTCTCAAGGCAGTTAAAGCTGAATAAGGCATTGGTGCTGCTGATTTCCCAGTCGGGCCGTAGTGAAGATTTATTGGCACAGGGCCGGGCGGCCAAACAAAGTGGCGCTTTAGTTGTGGCGCTGGTGAATGACATCAGCTCGCCACTGGCCGCTTTAGCAGACTATGCCATTCCGTTATTGGCAGGGCCTGAAAAAGCAGTAGCAGCGACCAAAAGTTACCTTTGTACCTTGTCTGCTCTGCTACAACTGGTCGCGCACTGGAAGCAAGACCAAGAGCTGCTGGATG
Protein-coding sequences here:
- a CDS encoding BadF/BadG/BcrA/BcrD ATPase family protein; translation: MQKTVTQHEPLFIGVDGGGTKCKARLESRSGALLAEAVTGPANPATDFAVAVDSILLACQQVVQQAGYTNAALAYCHVVMGLAGVNVPRVQSQMQHWSHPFASLTVTTDLHIACLGAHAGRDGAILITGTGTAAFSTVSNQQFLFSAQGFPLGDRSSGAWFGWQAVCATLDSLDGLTDETELTKTICRTLGVRSNTDLISCCIGYKATDYAQLAPLVLRYQQLADPHALDITRRGLDYIQALLKRLLNTAAPRVAMIGGLAPFLADLLPTDLQQQLSPVLGPPEVGAVALARQLFAEKAA
- the nagB-II gene encoding glucosamine-6-phosphate deaminase NagB-II, whose product is MTLMREEASSSWQKIQQQNQSNNALYQQLAEKIRDFEPAFVYMVGRGTSDHAGVFARYLIEVELGVVVAAAAPSVASLFSRQLKLNKALVLLISQSGRSEDLLAQGRAAKQSGALVVALVNDISSPLAALADYAIPLLAGPEKAVAATKSYLCTLSALLQLVAHWKQDQELLDALDTLPMALKLVTEQPAQLHADNIKTLRHCVVLGRAFGYAISREIALKIKEVCGIQAEAFSSAEFLHGPISLLNQPLTLINVQLNDESSEAHQAQIAEVKKRGGVVLTLALNAAQQSIHPRLQPLLLMQRFYLDIEAVAVALGQNPDAPVGLNKVTSTL
- a CDS encoding acyltransferase family protein — its product is MQAQRLLALDLFRGLTIILMIMVNSPNTYGEFSHAYWDGVTFADFIFPFFLIIVGVAIAIGMRPVERSAEELSALRLKVLRRTLIMFGLGIVVNLMYLKFADIRILGVLQRIAVVYLVCSLLAMRCSTKRLVQIMGFILVSYWLLILLVPAPGLAAGKLERGANLINWFDSAFLPGMLWRGTWDPEGILSTYPAIASGLFGVLMGRLVLAYKQQLPQLVMSLFVLGFCSFLLGCLWSLFFPFIKQIWSSSFVLVSSGMASMVLALLIWFSDVKGYQQLTRIPLIFGANAIVAYVLHVAMEKLLEVPVAGQSVHGAYQHWVAALGWNQFFSVGVWIAAFLVLCYLPVWWLYQRKIFVKI
- a CDS encoding alpha-N-acetylglucosaminidase, encoding MNSFRLSVAACCVVTGLLSGCSPAQSPQQTSPQQTPTAITVVTQADSTAVKPVRDLFERVAGKAVPNVHFMLLKDDQTDWYQIEARDGQLYVSANALTALSYGTYEYLRQIGVMSVSWEGNRIALPETFADHQPERVSSLFKQRAYLNVCAYGYSTPWWGWTRWEQELDWMALHGVNNPVAMEGQEFVWQQLWREFGVKDSELASYFSGPAFTPWQRMGNIEGHEGPLPDAYIEKKRQLQKQIMARMADYGMKPVVPAFSGYVPKQFKTLFPHAKISAMPTWSGFANETYWLDPADPLFAKVAKRFIELYNAEYGEQQYYLLDAFNEMLPPVSKDKRYQDLAGYGEALYQSLAQSVPNATWVMQGWMFGSDQHFWDLKSIEAFLSKVPDNKLMIHDIGNDRFDVWQKAKGFYNKDWVFGFIHNYGGSNPVYADFDYYKEKVDTALHHADKGNLTGYGVFPEGIHSTSVAYEYMFDVAWQGQATATSDWLEHYLKARYGAVSPALLSAWNKLYKAVFSTKYWEPRWWEGSAGAYLLFKRPSLDYLRYTGAPGNLVLLDQALRELVALPESERSELLKYDLIDLSRHAVTQHIDMLLQHSMLAYQQGDIKQGDDWRQQAKALILGVDALIGGQQESLHSWVKEARDYADTPELAALYERNAKRQVTSWGGLKLKDYASKAWQGMYADFYLPRWELMFDAQRKAAQEGKALDKAAVEQQLVDWEAAWLDKPIKAPTEQPADAFAAVAALQALVTASKAPPSNL